The following are from one region of the Dreissena polymorpha isolate Duluth1 chromosome 2, UMN_Dpol_1.0, whole genome shotgun sequence genome:
- the LOC127865621 gene encoding uncharacterized protein LOC127865621, whose translation MRTLALLLLLCFVAVERVHTRSTTSGGPQVESQDDDVIGFYQDDDTFDFTIEDEDDVADDDEAADMEIGKTKCHRGICKICHRYRKIKACVVAKATRRGMGLGLVVNHHIILKGRLRNGHPICSRHVPRFPAVKSVCLVPSYVDTRKQAACVNVTAEVRDRKYNRCVGCFRIPRDDSEALPELQSLFTALSQGFVTSGDATSGGDAITDDRKIDDETLRLEGHL comes from the exons ATGAGAACGTTGGCGCTGCTATTGTTACTGTGCTTTGTGGCGGTGGAGCGAGTGCATACGAGAAGTACCACTTCCGGTGGACCGCAGGTTGAGTCCCAGGATGATGACGTCATAG GTTTTTACCAGGATGATGACACTTTTGACTTCACAATTGAAGACGAAGATGACGTCGCGGACGATGATGAAGCCGCAGATATGGAAATCGGAAAAACAAAATGTCACAGAGGAATTTGTAAGATATGCCACCGTTACCGAAAAataaaag CCTGTGTTGTTGCCAAGGCAACTAGGAGAGGAATGGGTCTTGGGCTTGTTGTCAACCACCACATCATCCTAAAGGGAAGGCTAAGAAATG GACATCCGATTTGCTCGCGTCACGTGCCCAGGTTCCCGGCTGTGAAGTCAGTGTGCCTGGTACCCAGTTATGTTGACACGCGGAAGCAGGCCGCGTGCGTCAACGTCACTGCTGAG GTTCGCGACCGGAAGTACAACCGCTGTGTGGGATGCTTCAGAATCCCTCGAGACGACAGTGAGGCACTTCCGGAACTCCAAAGCCTGTTCACTGCATTATCGCAGGGCTTTGTGACTTCCGGTGACGCAACATCCGGTGGTGACGCCATAACTGACGACAGGAAAATCGACGACGAGACATTACGGCTCGAGGGACATTTATAA